A section of the Bombus huntii isolate Logan2020A chromosome 5, iyBomHunt1.1, whole genome shotgun sequence genome encodes:
- the LOC126865569 gene encoding VPS35 endosomal protein-sorting factor-like isoform X3, giving the protein MTEINWIAKPMNYKTIQFATLEEVSDHPLKPVTVMLIDGRSGIKRNVLRSTSTGSSTATSTPTHTPIPGSSLVDPLLSHCSFDGSDPLSQFAKEELDPLSKMAADEWDYSCNTVVTNKKSMDTAEELVEPWLARRTTILNKYTTSEKLSIVTSFLPGGEKVIVKVQPSGGVVDKVRTRLEQLDDFEEGSVRQMLDLSQQQYTARVEQLNNELVQAWHSDQRVKALKIAIQCAKLLVDTSVMAFYPGKFVLITDILDIFGKLVYERLKVKAEYYKPGNKMPTSLPDNFTPDMVPENAKETCRNWFYKIASIRELVPRLYVEMAIIKSYSFLTTSEFNTALLRITRMIRGIGNPLIAVYARCYLCRVGLALNKTSDFEFVRENFYDFLFTYQQLFGQFVKTELIEQNMTLYSYLNLYLPALDWILQVLVATTSENFLEDVLSRCKSQANSSLLLNSILTAFKPTYIGERAMDFVNLITTIEDDGFPQYLLYRSLGESLVLESPPKEDCQSILNMVWKYITELTNPNKFMHCVEIWIQFTAIHFSVNELNLFFGKIIDRLNPNKSFEHFYPQLQNIIEKVISHTQDFESLLAMDNFLPLIDLFHKESIKVEVCKTVMEGISVQSSPITDPIFINALMFIARIMHDSVSALTVEDEKRQIGQLICGLVQRVDYGRDFEKQLNFYAEARAAFPNLDSVHTQLVQCVNRLSVDTRRIVRGHHTRRTSAFVRACAAFCFITIPSLTLVHTRLQLYLLSGQVALLNQCLGQADACFKAALSLVPEMPKTIDIDGRQKSSQPYLLSYLSNFLSTLLVVPDSPEHGVLYLMRGLLNAVQRCFDENTSMKTYLYLRVLDLLSAIVQENYPYHVEKVDSNDKLYGSDQKFISEVNKISSKIVEEILSHLKYLGSTDQLEKQVALALELFNCFIIRADLRDPQLAHMAVNLWNLCVRHGSIDSKVKYFYR; this is encoded by the exons ATGACGGAAATAAATTG GATTGCCAAACCTATGAATTACAAAACAATACAGTTTGCAACTTTAGAAGAAGTAAGTGACCATCCCTTAAAACCTGTCACGGTGATG TTAATTGATGGTCGCAGTGGGATAAAGCGTAATGTGTTACGAAGTACCAGTACTGGTTCTTCAACTGCTACATCAACACCAACTCATACACCTATTCCAGGAAGTTCTTTAGTAGATCCATTATTAAGTCATTGTTCCTTTGATGGTTCAGATCCTCTTTCACAATTTGCTAAAGAAGAACTAGACCCATTATCTAAGATGGCTGCAGATGAG TGGGATTACTCTTGTAATACAGTAGTCACTAATAAAAAATCTATGGATACTGCAGAAGAATTAGTAGAACCATGGTTAGCAAGACGTACTAcaatattaaacaaatacaCAACATCAGAAAAATTGTCAATAGTTACTAGTTTCTTACCAGGTGGTGAAAAag TTATTGTTAAAGTTCAACCAAGTGGTGGAGTTGTTGATAAAGTACGAACAAGATTGGAACAGTTAGATGATTTTGAAGAAGGATCTGTCAGACAAATGTTAGATTTATCTCAACAACAATATACTGCGAGAGTCGAACAATTAAATAATGAACTTGTACAAGCCTGGCATTCTGATCAAAGGGTTAAAGCACTTAAAATAGCAATTCAG TGTGCGAAGTTATTAGTAGATACATCTGTTATGGCTTTTTATCCTGGCAAGTTTGTTCTTATCACagatattttagatatttttggGAAACTGGTTTATGAAAGATTAAAGGTTAAAGCTGAATATTACAA ACCAGGAAATAAAATGCCCACAAGTTTACCTGATAATTTCACACCAGATATGGTACCTGAAAATGCGAAAGAAACTTGTAGAAATTGGTTTTACAAAATAGCATCGATAAGAGAACTAGTTCCACGTCTTTATGTTGAAATGGCAATAATAAAGTCTTATAGCTTTTTAACAACAAG tgAATTTAACACTGCTTTACTGCGAATAACGCGAATGATAAGAGGTATCGGAAATCCTCTCATAGCTGTATATGCTAGATGTTATTTATGCCGAGTGGGATTAGCTTTAAATAAAACGTCTGATTTTGAGTTTGTGAGGGAGAACTTTTATGATTTCCTCTTTACATACCAACAGCTGTTTGGGCAATTTGTGAAAACTGAATTAATTGAGCAAAATATGACTTTATATTCTTATTTAAACCTTTACCTACCAGCTTTGGATTGGATTTTGCAAGTATTGGTAGCTACAACCTCTGAAAATTTTTTAGAAGATGTACTTTCTCGGTGTAAAAGCCAAGCAAATAG ttcATTATTATTGAACAGTATTTTGACAGCATTTAAACCTACATATATTGGAGAGCGTGCAATggattttgtaaatttaataactaCAATCGAGGATGATG GTTTTCCACAGTATCTGTTATACCGAAGTTTAGGTGAAAGCCTTGTATTAGAATCACCACCAAAAGAAGACTGTCAATCAATTCTTAATATGGTATGGAAATATATAACAGAGTTAACAAATCCTAACAAATTTATGCACTGCGTTGAAATTTGGATTCAATTTACCGCTATTCATTTTTCC GTAAATGAATTGAATTTGTTCTttggaaaaataattgatcgaCTTAATCCAAACAAAAGCTTTGAACATTTTTATCCAcagttacaaaatattattgaaaaagtAATATCTCATACACAAGATTTTGAATCATTACTTGCTATG GATAATTTCTTACCTCTAATAGATTTGTTTCACAAAGAAAGTATTAAAGTTGAAGTGTGTAAAACTGTTATGGAAGGTATAAGTGTTCAATCCAGCCCTATTACTGAtcctatttttataaatgctCTTATGTTCATTGCTAGGATAATGCATGATTCTGTTAG TGCTCTAACTGTTGAAGATGAAAAACGGCAAATTGGTCAACTTATATGTGGTTTAGTTCAACGTGTTGATTATGGTCGTGACTTTGAAAAGCAACTTAATTTTTATGCCGAAGCTAGAGCTGCTTTTCCTAATCTTGATAGTGTTCATACACAACTTGTACAG TGTGTAAATAGACTATCAGTCGATACTCGAAGGATCGTTCGTGGACATCACACAAGAAGAACGTCGGCGTTTGTACGCGCTTGTGCCGCGTTTTGTTTTATTACTATTCCATCATTAACTTTAGTTCATACACGGCTGCAATTATATTTACTTTCAGGCCAAGTTGCACTCTTAAATCAATGCTTGGGTCAag CTGATGCATGTTTTAAGGCTGCATTAAGCTTAGTTCCGGAAATGCCCAAAACAATAGATATAGATGGAAGACAAAAAAGTTCACAACCTTATTTACTTTCATATTTATCAAACTTTTTATCGACGTTGCTTGTTGTTCCg GATAGTCCAGAGCATggtgttttatatttaatgcGAGGTTTACTTAATGCTGTTCAACGGTGTTTTGATGAAAATACGtcaatgaagacatacttgtATTTACGGGTGCTTGACTTATTGTCAGCAATCGTTCAAGAAAACTATCCATATCATGTTGAAAAG gTTGATTCTAATGATAAATTATATGGATCTGATCAAAAATTTATAAGCGAAGTGAACAAAATAAGTTCGAAAATTGtagaagaaattttatcacatTTGAAGTATCTTGGCTCTACCGATCAATTGGAAAAGCAAGTAGCTCTTGCATTGGAACTTTTTAATTGCTTTATTATTAGAGCCGATTTGCGCGATCCACAATTAGCGCACATGGCTGTAAATTTATGGAATTTATGTGTTCGGCATGGTTCGATAGATTCAAAAGTGAAG tatTTTTACAGATGA